The window CCCTAAATTATTCATTAAACCCTATCTGTCAccctaaataataatatgacaatatatattatcgagctaaatatttagaatttaacttttaaaaaaaattcatcaactaAAACAGTGCATTTCCCAcctcaaaattattttaaaaaatcctcATATTAACCCCCAAAAAAACACACATAAAATACCTCTTAAAAgaatatagaaaagaaaatattgtttgCATTTACACCATTGAAAGCTTCCCACAAAAACATTTCAAACcattccttaaaaaaaatcaataaacaaagGGAGAgagatattatatatatgaaatatcaaaattaaggAATGTATAAGAATCACTAGCTAGCTAGggtacatatataattaaatttgaatgcaTCAAAGTGATGTATCAAGAAAAGTCTGCCCAAACCTAACTTAGCAAACCCTAAATAATGACAAGTCAAATCAATTCCAACCTTCATAAATTGACCAAAATCTAATTCATAATCAATACTATATTTCCATATCTTTCTCCATTGAATCTTCTGTTCTGAGGAAGTGCCAAGCTTTTGGCTCACCTTCCACACAGGTGTAAaggtataaaattaaaatctgaTGTTTGCTCTTCATTCTTGCTTTGCCacaaaaattttcttcttctttttatttcccCTCAACCCCCTCTCTCAAGAAAATTAATGGCAGATCTGCCCTTACCCAACAATGGTGAAACAGCttagaaaattgtaaataactttgtttgttttattaatgGCAAAAACCTGCCCCAAGTCCCCTTGTAATAAAGCCATGTCTTTTCATTCCCTTTGTTTCCCCTTTTTTAAAgcaaagagagaaagagatgaaaattaaagagaaagaaaaacttataatAATGGCCTAATAAAGTTACCTATTTTACTAAAGAGTGGGGAGAAAAGTTCATCcagaaggaaaaggaaaaaaacaataatattatatagaaacggacattttaaaaaacaataaattattgaaactattttcaaaatacattaaaatcCATCCATCtctaaatttagttaaatgttttttttttgttatattttataaatagtttctaaCACTATTCTTTATCGTTGGCCTATGTTTATAACagtatttagaaattaaagtaattaaactGTGTATTTTTTAGTTACATAGATTATTGATGAGGAAACAGTAGGTGTGAACTCCAATCtaactttaataatatatcacaATAATCAAATTCCATTTTGTGTCCAATCTCTTTCATTTAGATTCTATATGTCTATTTGGATTGAAcagcatttttttaaaaaaaattggaaaacaataaaatggcCTACTAAATTAGTTGTTGGATTAGCATctatatatgataaaatttcattttaatttgttgaggACTTGtttaaacaacttttttcttcttcaataaaTAAGTTCattcaaaccctaattttgtagtaatcaatattttaagaaCCCATCAAgcttttagttatatatatagtgcAAAAGATATTCTGCTTAGCCAATTATATTTGTagttttcaataatataaaaatgaaaaataatatattttcaaaacacatAACATTTCTTGTGGCCTAGAAAATCACATTAACAACCATAAAGTGAGTTGCaatttttgataaattataaatttagtctttagtttattgttagtttaaaataattctttttatccaaattagtcactaaaataaaaaaaataaaaaatcaataattttcattgaatatataattttaaaaaaacgatGTTaaatagctttttttttttttttgaaaatttaatcatCACAAACAATAATAGAGACTactataatcattttttatcaAGAATATATGGCTAActaatttagatatttaaaattataaaacgactaaataaaataaaattttaaaaaaatggacggtaatttttattacataaactaaaaatccCCTCTTGGCTCAATTTAAACCATGTGGAATATTAGGTATGACACCCATCAACCTTAATGAATCATCATCTAAGTAATTTAAAGTACACAATATAAATATCCATTTTTGGAGTCGTTTGTATGGAGTTTCAAGTTGGTTAATTATCTAAGTTAGAGAAGTTTAAGCATAATGTGTTTATTGTAatcaaatttgtttcaaatttggtgGGGATGTGTGTTAGtgttattatatatgatatgttttgttaattaagttttagTAAAAAGGAAATAGTAAGAAGTGAAAAGGGGGGAATAGGAGGTCGACATGTCGGGccataagaaaaatgagattaagacagcctttttaattttcttttggccTACCACATGCTAAACATTTAATGTAATTACCATTCATTTATACTCTTTCAACAGACAACTCGTCAAACCTCAACCtctattctttattttttttctcttttaatttcatttcataaattaatatcccaaaattattgagagatttttgttctttcagAAGTTTCGTAGTAATTAtgctttctttctctctattcATATTGATGCTTCATCGATCATTCCTCATGTCCTTTTGTCTAACCAAACAAATTGTTGATTTCCATCCATCCATTTACactattcaattttagttattttacaCCAGAATTAACATCTATAATAGTAGTCGCTGCCCTATATCAACGAAAATTGTGTACAGTCCGTcgacatttaaaataaatgttagtgaacaaaaaaaaaaaaagtaatgataATAGATTATTTGTAGTATATTAATACTACTGTAACATCctagttcaaaaaatgtactacatatttgatatttgaataaattcaTATCACATGctagatgaaaaagaaatagtataTAGCTGAAAAGTAGTTAAAAGTAATTGATAATTACTACATATATTAAGAAAGTGcacatttattttcaatggTTGAATCATAGAAACTCCCAAGATAAGCATGTTTCGTTTAGAGTAATTCTATGTTGAGTAACTTTCAACGAGCTTTTCTTAAAAGTATgtgaaaatgaagataaaacATACTAAAAGAACCACAATCATTGTTTtgttaaaatagtatttattctttaaaatagtTCATAAGAATAAAAGATAGACTCCTCGGGGGTAtgatgaattttgttaaagGTTTTTGTGGTGAACAATGCTATTATTCACTAAAATTCTGCCTTTGGCAGCTTGAAACTATGCCTCCAAGATTTCCCAGTTAGAGATGGATGGCAGCTATTGTTGAGTACTTGCCCTCCATCAATACACTAATACACAAGTTGATGGGATCAAGTCTctacaacaataataatgggTTTGATTATGTAGCTGTTTTGCACAAAAATGTCAAACtcgaaataataatatatctaGAATTCTACACTATTACATACTTGTTAAAAAGATAAAGTCaataaatatatcttaaactaagacttataataataataataataataaaaagtagtAATGAAGTAAAGAGGAAGGaaccaaattccaaaagtaACTTTagatacaaataaaaaatgtttgaattaagagaaaaagaaataataaagttaaagaAGAGGGTAGTTTTCCAATAAAAAGCGACACCTTAAACGTgaattaaattagaaagagaataataagggagttaaaaaaaaagaaaagaataattagtttaattggtaGGTCAGTAGCAAAGGGGTTGGTGTCCCACATGGCAATGAATGTGGACCCCTTTCACGTGGGGCTGTCCTACAATCCAACGCTCCAGATCTCTCCCCACTCATCTAACTCAACAAATCTGACCCGTTTATTCTCACTTCCCCCATTTCCTCGTGGGCAGACTCCCTTAATGTCCCACTCTTGTCCCCTTTGCCTCAAAGTTGCTGCCTTTGCTACCGACAGCTTCCTTTCCCTTTGTCCTCAATTCAAacccaaattttcaaatttattcattcttctttttctttctttaataaattaattaataacccTTTTGCTTTTAAGCCTTCTCTATAAAAATACAACCACTTCCGATTCCCCCTTCCACCAAATCAATACTCAAACGAGAGAAAACTCAAACTTTAAGGCCATATTTGGGAACAATGGCATTTCAAAATGGGTTAAACCTCGACGCGACGGAGCTCCGCCTTGGACCACCGGGCCTcgatgaaaataaattacaagATCAACAACTACCTCAATCCATCAGAATCAACAAAAGACCATTACTATTACCAGAATCCAACCAAAGTTCTTCTGGATCAAATATATCCGTTTCTTCTGATGCCACACTTGACACTCCACCTCCCTCCAAGTATGTTTcggtttttttattttcatttagttgtaattcataatttttagattatgggttattaattttattcttttggttATGTTATATAGGGCTCAGATTGTGGGATGGCCACCGGTTCAATCATTTAGAAGAAATAGCCTTCAAGGGAAGAAGACGACGACGGTGGCCGCGACAACGGCGGCACAGGAGAGTAGTGGAAATTTTGTGAAAGTAAGCATGGATGGAGCTCcttatttgagaaaaattgaTCTTAGTTTATACAAAGGATACCCTGTACTCCTCCAAACTTTAGAAGACATGTTCAAATTCACCGTAGGtatgtatattttgaattaattaattttatccGACGTaaagtttctatttttattttttgtcacatcaaattttgattaaaatgattattgaatattttttcctCTTGTCTTTAGGTGAATACTCTGAGAGAGAAGGCTATAAAGGATCTGAATATGTACCAACTTATGAAGATAAAGATGGTGATTGGATGTTGGTTGGAGATGTCCCATGGGAGTAAGTTCTTggttactattattattattaattttttaaggaaatttgtttaaaatttgaaattgatctGATATTTCAAATGGGTTTTTGATTTTACAGAATGTTTACGTCATCGTGCAAACGATTGAGAATCATGAAAGGATCAGAAGCAAAGGGATTAGGATGTGTTgcataaagaaaaacaatattttaagaaatcagAACAAAATCAATGGAAGGATCGAttgagagaaggaaaaaaattgaaggctTGGGTTatcgaagaagaaaaagaagaacagaATGTAGGATTGttattattaagattttaattgttttttgcTCGGGGAggatctttcttcttcaaagatggaatttttcctttttctatgcagccaaacaaacagaaaaagaagaaaaaaaaaagaccaaatTGGGATTTGGatttgagaaacaaaaaattggcAAAGAAATTTGGATGTTTTTGGGGATCGTTTGATGATATGATTCTTGCTGCAATTTGATCATCTTTATGAGGAAGATAATCACGAGTGTCTCATGGTGGGAATTTTAATCCCAATTACATATCATTATCTGCAAGGAGCAGAGAgaatgatttgtttttattagtattattattgatcttaatgtaattttgatgcaaaaacaattatatcaattatatgttcattaaattttgttgattatattatatggaATTTTTGTGTATCTAAATCATGTAATGCAATCTTTCTCATTTATTCTATCCTTCACGTTCTCAGAAGaatttgagttaattttaaagattctAATTCCATCGttggttatttttgtttttgttctaaaatcATGTTCAAGTTGAGATAGTCTAAAATCATGTTCAAGTTGAGATGTTTAGAGGTAGACAAGAGGACAAATGATGATTATATTTTCCATCAtgtcttctcattttttatcttcgtgaattttttgtttaatcttGTTTGTATTAAGACAAGATTTGTTGtgttgttagaaaaaaattgataaattaatatttttttcttttatatcttaTATGAATCCAAGTCTTAAATTCTtactaaaatgaaacaaaagtaaaatcccatattaagttattttactatccataaaataaaagtttaaaaaaaatttatatcaaattattcaTATACAATCTCTGATGTGTAACATATGTAAGAGTTaaaaatgattcaaatatatacacacatcacttttaaaagtaatatgataataatgaaaaagtgcagaagtttgaaggtttttgttaaaaactttttctctttttcactttctttttctttttttcaagtttagtgcaactttaatttttcatcttttatgtGGTTTAGTCGTTGTAGTTTCTTATCGtcgttaattaattttattttctatattaattaAGACTATGTTTGAGCTAAAAATTTTGACTagaaaagtcaatattttaaaattaatatgtaaATTTATAAGCTTGTGATTGGGAAtcattaaatagaaaaagaaaagaataaaagaatctTCACATGTGTTGGCTCTAAATAATTTGCACTCACACTATAAACTACTAAGTggatttcatttattaaattgaattaattaattatgactataaatattgtttatttttttgaaataacaGTTCAACTTGTAATGGAATtgttctttatatatatatatatacagttATATTTTGATCAAAGAAACAAGTCTTCTAACTTGTAGTTTGacaaacaatttattttttatttttcaaaaacattctAAACTTGTCAAAATAATTAGCAAACTTACCCTTcacaaacaacaacaaaagttgaatttatctttacatttaaaacttttaagagaTTTCAAGTTTGTGACTagtaatcttttaaattaaaaaaatctaaaaataattttaatagattctaaatatttttaaaaattaatgaattcATTAGTTAGATATAAAACTGAATTTAATAGAACTAAACAATCGAATAGGTTGGTAGACTATGGAGCAcgaaattaaaactattttataatattatgacGTGTTCATTCAAGATTTTTCTctagtattttcttttgttagtttataaactttcttgtatatttcttctttgatatataattcatCATTCTTGGTCTTGGAATTTGTTGGTAATGCATGGTACGATTAATGTGTCAAGTTGAAATGTTAATTTGATGCatctatttacaaatttaaacatttattggatagaaaatttatttaatgaattaatgtttaaacatttattggatagaaaatttatttaatgaattaatgtttaatttttacctacatatatacatattttaaacaatttagagatgcaattaacaaatataaaactttaGACTTACTAGACATGTTGTTATAAAAGTTGGTGGTAAgacatttaatatttatatcatgaaacaaaatctaacatccaaactacaaaagaaaaagaaaaaaaaaaagatgaaaccACCACCACATGTTATAATCAATTGAGGTAAATATGATGTATAAATCACATCTTATCTTTATACAGTGCTGGGAGACATAGATTGTTCACCTCACATATGTTATTAAGAATTTAGGGTTTTGGAGAAGAAAGATGAGGTTTGGTTTGAAGTGATTGCTGTCAAAACAGACTAAAAACAGCCACAGCTCACACACACATTATATAATGATTGTAATGAAAAAGCATTCCAACACATTGTGTTTCGTTTAGGTTAAAAacactcttctttttcttttcatcccTTTGtctgtgttttctttttccctctcATCACTTCTTTATATATAACCACAAAAggatattaaaagataaatgtaatattattataattaaaagtacTGTAAATATTACCAAAAAGAGACATAAAGCAaccaattttaattctttaataGATTTGAGTCACTAATTAACCTTGGAGAACAAGTGCTTTCTCATAATTACatcacaatttctttttcaaccaTCCATTTGAATTACTCAAAATTTGCTTAACCAATTACAACGTTTAGGaattaagttttcaaataataacaaaatcaatcaaaatataacaaaatttcatattctaaaaaTCATAGCTAACTTCATCCAACAACCTTACCCAATCACTTATACGATATTAAATTCTAAGTAAGTAACTATAATATATTGAACTCATAATTCCACCATCTTCATCATagttaaaaactaaatgattATTAAATGGAACatgtataaataataaaactatacaCAGATGCTTATCATATAAAAATACTCAAAACTCTAGAAGAAGCAAAATTAATAGGTAAACCTAAATGTCCAAATTCACCTCTTTAATGTACCAAAATctaactaaactaaaaagatataacagtaaattaaaaaatacttttatagtccatctaaattaaaatattagtaaatataacaaaattttagatttagaaTGGTCGATTCAAACGATAAATCATATaagttaatatataaaatggaagATCATCCAAACTCCAATTGTTGAAGTTGATATTACAAATGGTTCCTTTTACAACATTAttatcatataaatatataaaatcagAATTGTAGATATTATATTGATCAAATGAATCCTTAAGAAAAgtgaatatataaaattaaaaaccatgCATGTATATAATCTTTATAGAGAAATTATGAAATCAtatgtatattaattttaaaaaccaaagaaaaaaagcttttttttGCCCAAATTAAAATG of the Cucumis sativus cultivar 9930 chromosome 3, Cucumber_9930_V3, whole genome shotgun sequence genome contains:
- the LOC101218824 gene encoding auxin-responsive protein IAA4, whose protein sequence is MAFQNGLNLDATELRLGPPGLDENKLQDQQLPQSIRINKRPLLLPESNQSSSGSNISVSSDATLDTPPPSKAQIVGWPPVQSFRRNSLQGKKTTTVAATTAAQESSGNFVKVSMDGAPYLRKIDLSLYKGYPVLLQTLEDMFKFTVGEYSEREGYKGSEYVPTYEDKDGDWMLVGDVPWEMFTSSCKRLRIMKGSEAKGLGCVA